From a single Solenopsis invicta isolate M01_SB chromosome 6, UNIL_Sinv_3.0, whole genome shotgun sequence genomic region:
- the LOC120358040 gene encoding uncharacterized protein LOC120358040 isoform X1: MTFLNDTLEYRQTVTSLKKSVVENQVSNIPSTSNATSNDNFDNFDDNGTLISDDNYTSISSVSPTASTSKKKKRINAEDYEEALLHSLTKPCEPNPIDGFVSRLAYTCETAFLTCLCYVFIYYYLPMTTCSLNIKILIQSTEKFFLNLFLTWDTCCLRKHFTKVRLIFPF; encoded by the exons AtgacttttttaaatgatacaTTGGAATATCGACA AACCGTTACATCCTTAAAAAAATCAGTAGTTGAAAATCAAGTTTCCAATATTCCTTCTACATCAAATGCTACATCAAATGACAactttgacaattttgacgacAATGGCACTCTTATCTCCGATGATAATTACACATCAATATCTAGCGTCTCTCCAACAGCATCTACATCAAAaa agaaaaaaaggattaaTGCAGAAGACTACGAAGAAGCTCTTCTTCATTCTTTGACAAAACCTTGTGAGCCAAATCCTATTGACGGATTTGTATCGCGGTTGGCGTACACATGTGAGACAGCGTTTTTAACAtgtttatgttatgtatttatatattattacttaccAATGACGACATGCtccttgaacataaaaatactgATACAATcgacagaaaaattttttttaaatttgtttctcaCTTGGGACACGTGTTGTCTGCGAAAACATTTCACGAAAGTGAGGTTAATTTTTCCGTTTTAA
- the LOC120358040 gene encoding uncharacterized protein LOC120358040 isoform X2 encodes MDNNRNLFIDETHLHKTDSNTAIEIDTADKENIAENFESTAHGNLIENIDEDLIATVKERPALYDYRIPVKERGRKQKDHLWQEVSNCLKGFYSAAEAEKKGL; translated from the exons ATGGATAACAATAGAAACCTCTTTATAGATG agACACATTTGCATAAGACAGATAGCAACACTGCCATTGAAATAGATACtgctgataaagaaaatattgctgAGAATTTTGAAAGCACTGCCCACGgcaatttaatagaaaacatAGACGAAGATTTAATAGCTACAGTAAAAGAGAGACCAGCCCTGTATGACTATCGAATACCCGTAAAGGAACGAGGAAGGAAACAGAAAGATCATTTGTGGCAGGAAGTCAGCAACTGTTTAAAAG GTTTCTATTCTGCTGCAGAAGCAGAAAAAAAAGGGCTCTAA